The following proteins are co-located in the Besnoitia besnoiti strain Bb-Ger1 chromosome Unknown contig00007, whole genome shotgun sequence genome:
- a CDS encoding uncharacterized protein (encoded by transcript BESB_070630) translates to MKLHRGLFAGATLLSALVFQTDALAFSLSALVRSAFESKQTSSDAGFLPKTEKEPGSGDDLPSSLDENSRELQEELSAVPPTSAPENNETDTAPQQPEDEEPEPPVEETNAPDGANAATGPGSEEEEERDEGAENNSNEGEEDGVTAGRRLGSEEEEERDEGAENNSNEGEKSDVTAGRRLGSEEEEEQRDEGAENNSNEGEKDGVTAGRRLGSEEEEEQRDEGEENNSNEGEKDGVTAGRRLGSEEEEERDEGEENTSDEGEKGDATAGRRLGSEEEEERDEGEENTSDEGEKGDATAGRRLGSEEEEERDEGVENNSNEGEKDGVTAGRRLGSEEEEEQRDEGAENTSDEGEKGDATAGRRLGSEEKEERDEGAENNSNEGEKDGVTAGRRLGSEEEEEQRDEGAENNSNEGEKDGVTAGRRLGSEEEEERDEGAENNSNEGEKDGVTAGRRLGSEEEEERDEGAENNSNEGEKVGVTAGRRLGSEEEEERDEGAENNSNEGEKDGVTAGRRLGSEEEEERDEGAENNSNEGEKDGVTAGRRLGSEEEEEQRDEGEENTSDEGEKGDATAGRRLGSEEEEEQRDEGSESNSGEGHSE, encoded by the coding sequence ATGAAACTCCACCGGGGCCTTTTCGCAGGAGCCACCCTCCTCTCGGCTCTTGTGTTTCAGACGGATGCGCTGGCATTTTCGCTCTCTGCACTGGTCAGGAGTGCTTTTGAATCGAAACAGACctcgagcgacgcaggcttCCTTCCCAAGACTGAAAAGGAACCTGGCTCGGGTGACGATCTTCCTTCTTCACTGGACGAAAACTCGAGGGAATTACAAGAGGAACTGTCTGCAGTGCCTCCTACCAGCGCTCCAGAGAACAACGAGACCGACACCGCACCACAACAACCCGAGGACGAGGAACCAGAACCCCCCGTCGAAGAAACAAATGCTCCCGATGGCGCAAATGCCGCTACCGGTCCTGgctccgaggaggaggaggaacgtGACGAGGGTGCGGAGAACAACTCTAACGAGGGTGAGGAGGATGGCGTGACTGCCGGTCGCCGTCTCGgctccgaggaggaggaggaacgtGACGAGGGTGCGGAGAACAACTCTAACGAGGGTGAGAAGAGTGACGTGACTGCCGGACGCCGTCTTGgctccgaggaggaggaggagcaaCGTGACGAGGGTGCGGAGAACAACTCTAACGAGGGTGAGAAGGATGGCGTGACTGCCGGTCGCCGTCTCGGCtccgaggaagaggaggagcaaCGTGACGAGGGTGAGGAGAACAACTCTAACGAGGGTGAGAAGGATGGCGTGACTGCCGGTCGCCGTCTCGgctccgaggaggaggaggaacgtGACGAGGGTGAGGAGAACACCTCTGACGAGGGTGAGAAAGGTGACGCGACTGCCGGTCGCCGTCTCGgctccgaggaggaggaggaacgtGACGAGGGTGAGGAGAACACCTCTGACGAGGGTGAGAAAGGTGACGCGACTGCCGGTCGCCGTCTCGgctccgaggaggaggaggaacgtGACGAGGGTGTGGAGAACAACTCTAACGAGGGTGAGAAGGATGGCGTGACTGCCGGTCGCCGTCTTGgctccgaggaggaggaggagcaaCGTGACGAGGGTGCGGAGAACACCTCTGACGAGGGTGAGAAAGGTGACGCGACTGCCGGTCGCCGTCTCGGCtccgaggagaaggaagaacgTGACGAGGGTGCGGAGAACAACTCTAACGAGGGTGAGAAGGATGGCGTGACTGCCGGTCGCCGTCTTGgctccgaggaggaggaggagcaaCGTGACGAGGGTGCGGAGAACAACTCTAACGAGGGTGAGAAGGATGGCGTGACTGCCGGTCGCCGTCTCGgctccgaggaggaggaggaacgtGACGAGGGTGCGGAGAACAACTCTAACGAGGGTGAGAAGGATGGCGTGACTGCCGGTCGCCGTCTCGgctccgaggaggaggaggaacgtGACGAGGGTGCGGAGAACAACTCTAACGAGGGTGAGAAGGTTGGCGTGACTGCCGGTCGCCGTCTCGgctccgaggaggaggaggaacgtGACGAGGGTGCGGAGAACAACTCTAACGAGGGTGAGAAGGATGGCGTGACTGCCGGTCGCCGTCTCGgctccgaggaggaggaggaacgtGACGAGGGTGCGGAGAACAACTCTAACGAGGGTGAGAAGGATGGCGTGACTGCCGGTCGCCGTCTCGgctccgaggaggaggaggagcaaCGTGACGAGGGTGAGGAGAACACCTCTGACGAGGGTGAGAAAGGTGACGCGACTGCCGGACGCCGTCTTGgctccgaggaggaggaggagcaaCGTGACGAGGGTTCGGAGAGCAACTCTGGGGAGGGTCACTCGGAGTAG
- a CDS encoding transducin beta-like protein TBL1 (encoded by transcript BESB_070640): MRVHLSSDEVNLLVHRYLLENGFLHSAFAFSAEAAIPKNPFHVAHAEKLPPNALVTLLQKALLFIYIEYHTEDETGRPIPCEETFSFFKRHECWTRREASGDELSSLVGAGAALGADAARGAGDREPPLGTPRNANSFQLTQFAAKLREGAHQHAAATGNSGSSGGSGAPAPVPPLEPEGFAEDGGLGADRGASALRGRRGTSVAGGAGPRGKKRARAHYRGGPAGAAGGSGADTPDLLLSGSSQAAASLSVEVERKAASLGEAEGCAASSVAAESDGGGASNSALGAYSAVDVAEGQIYVGLPRHACEEKVAVKNFIRLLPGQDGDSGALSEWSPVDPCLIVTNFAAGSPWLYRLPSLEISGPGALAPWRELAGPRVAGALNPGSSAHWKSDGELVATGYESGDVLVWHPTEPVCVASLAVSRTSVICTAFSPDGHFLAAACADGAVVIWELRRRDKSAKKLREPVRAGEDRDGESGGKTPAADGAKKREHAEAADARDDFEFVRVHAYRHRGERLHARATPPSSMPERPARSLSCLCAARYPAPRQPRVALSLSLSLGGAGGAAPSLQTVTTPLACAARSAENEKKKVKREKEDSTGGAAASPRSKKGEEETELEVGALPAFPARSAEEEEEKSKNGAGVNATAELAESSEAEVASLRWNASGTLLAIVDSSPVVKLWQLDDPQAPLIELSAHTEPVIKAEWRDGGPNDTQEFLVTVAMDRQLLLWDLAFSKEAPTKSVAYNYPPTSLRISGDGSRLAVGTYDSVVHVYSLPSLTEVASIIDPHMVIPHITWRSTHDSIAYNVFNMGRTIVVMADEKAEDENAE, encoded by the exons ATGCGAGTTCACCTGTCTTCTGACGAAGTGAACTTGCTGGTTCACCGCTACTTGCTCGAAAATGGCTTCCTCcactccgccttcgccttctctgcggaggccgcgatcCCGAAGAACCCGTTCCACGTCGCGCACGCCGAGAAGCTGCCGCCCAACGCGCTGGTTACTCTCCTCCAGAAGGCGCTGCTCTTCATCTACATCGAGTACCACACCGAGGACGAGACCGGCCGGCCCATCCCCTGCGAGGAGactttctccttcttcaaGCGACACGAGTGCTGGACGCGCCGAGAAGCGTCCGGCGACGAACTCAGCTCGCTggtcggcgcgggcgccgccctcggcgccgacgcggcgcgcggcgccggcgaccgcgagccgCCCCTCGGCACGCCGCGGAATGCCAACTCCTTTCAGCTGACGCAGTTCGCCGCCAAgctgcgcgaaggcgcccacCAGCACGCAGCGGCAACCGGcaacagcggcagcagcggcgggagcggcgcACCCGCGCCCgtgccgccgctggagcccgAGGGGttcgcggaggacggcggccTGGGAGCggaccgcggcgcgagcgccctccgcggcaggcgggggaccagcgtcgctggcggcgctggtCCCCGCGGAAAGAAACGCGCG CGCGCGCACTACCGCGGCGGAccggcgggcgctgcaggcgggagCGGGGCGGACACGCCAGACTTGCTGCTCAGCGGgtcctcgcaggcggcggcgagtctcTCTGTGGAGGTGGAGCGGAAGGCGGCTTCGCTGGGCGAGGCTgaaggctgcgccgcctcttccgtggctgcagagagcgacggaggcggcgcgtcgaACTCGGCTCTGGGGGCGTATAGCGCCGTCGACGTCGCAGAGGGGCAGATCTACGTAGGGCTGCCGCGCCACGCCTGCGAGGAGAAAGTCGCGGTGAAGAACTTcatccgcctcctcccggGACAGGACGGCGACTCCGGCGCTCTCTCAGAGTGGAGTCCCGTCGATCCCTGCCTCATCGTCACCAA CTTCGCTGCGGGAAGCCCGTGGCTCTAtcgtctgccttctctggAGATCTCCGGTCCTGGTGCGTTGGCGCCTTGGCGCGAACTCGCCGGGCcccgcgtcgctggcgcgctcAACCCTGGCTCTTCTGCTCACTGGAAG agcgacggcgagctggTCGCGACGGGGTACGAGTCGGGCGACGTCCTCGTCTGGCATCCCACGGAGCCGGTGTGCGTGGCATCGCTGGCAGTTTCCCGCACGTCAGTCATTTGCACTGCGTTCTCGCCCGACGGTCacttcctcgcggccgcatgcgcagatgGCGCCGTCGTCATCTGGGAgttgcggcgccgcgacaaaagcgcgaagaagctgcgcgagccggtccgcgccggcgaagaccgAGACGGCGAGAGTGGCGGGAaaacgcccgcggcggacggcgccaAGAAGCGGGAGCACGCAGAAGCCGCCGATGCGAGAGACGACTTCGAGTTTGTTCGCGTGCACGCCTACCGCCACAGAGGTGAGAGactccacgcgcgcgcgaccccACCGTCCTCGATGCCGGAGCGCCCCGCGCGGAGCCTCTCTTGTCTGTGTGCGGCTCGGTACCCCGC ACCTCGACAACCGCGTGTCgcactgtctctctctctctccctcgggggggcgggcggggcggcgccttcgctgcagaCTGTGACGACTCCGCtggcgtgtgcggcgaggagtgcggaaaacgagaagaagaaagtgaagcgcgagaaggaggactccacgggcggcgcggctgcttcgccgcggagcaagaagggcgaggaggagaccgAACTCGAGGTCGGCGCGCTCCCGGCCTttcccgcgcgcagcgccgaggaggaagaagagaagagcaAGAACGGGGCTGGAGTGAATGCAACGGCGGAGCTCGCGGAGAGCAGCGAGGCTGaagtcgcctctctccgctggaACGCTAGCGGCACGCTCCTTGCGATTGTCGACTCCTCTCCAGTTGTGAAG CTGTGGCAACTTGACGACCCCCAGGCGCCGCTCATCGAGCTCTCGGCGCACACAGAGCCTGTGATCAAGGCGGAgtggagagacggcggcccAAACGATACTCAGGAGTTCCTCGTCAC cgtCGCCATGGATCGCCAGTTGCTTCTGTGGGATTTAGCCTTCTCTAAGGAAGCCCCGACGAAGAGCGTGGCATACAA ctaCCCCCCGACGTCTCTGCGCAtcagcggagacggcagcaGGCTCGCGGTCGGGACCTACGACAGCGTCGTGCACGTTTACTCCCTGCCATCACTCACTGAAGTGGCTTCCATTATCGACCCGCATATGGTCATTCCTCACAT CACCTGGAGAAGCACACACGACAGCATCGCGTACAACGTCTTCAACATGGGTCGGACCATTGTGGTGATGGCGGACGAGAAGGCTGAGGACGAGAATGCGGAGTAG